The DNA window TTCAGAAAATGTAAATTGTAAAAGCACTCTAAATGGAGTGCTTTTTTTATAAAATCAAGATCTGATCAAGGACTGGATCTCTTTATGGTATTTGCTGTTCTGTTTCCTGATCTTTATGATTAAATAAATAATGATGCCTATAACAGCAGCTCCTAACAGGATAATTCCAATTGTAAGATACTTATATCTGTCTTTTAGTTCCTGGGTTTTCTTTAAAGTTTCTTTATTGTGATTGTCAATTGAATGATTAATAGAACTTAACTCACTTTGTTCTCTTTTAAAACGCATCTCAAAATACTTTCTGTTATAGGTCTGATAGAGATCGGGTTTTCCCATAGCCAGATAGTTTTCCGACATTTCTTTATAGATTCCCTCATTAAGAATAAGGTCTCCCGTATTTTTACAAAGATTTTCAGCCTGAACCAAAAGGTCCAAAGCTTTTTCATTTTCGCGATTTTGCTTAAACATCTCTGCCATACCTTTTAGAGCAAAGGCTTTAAGACTTTTTGCATTTAGCTTTTCAGCATAGTTTACAGATTGTACAAATGCTACATGAGCTTCTTCTCTTTGATTCAAATTAAGATAGCAGTATCCAATATTATAATAAACAATGCTCATATTCGCATAGGTTGTTTTTTTGCTTTTTACTTTTTCAAAATTTTGAATAGATATCAGTAATTTTTCCAGAGCAATTTCGGAATTGGACTGACTTTTATAGATCATTCCCCGGATTGCATAACTTCTAGCCGTTTCAATATATTTTTCAGGAGTGTCTTCTTGAAGCTGCGCTAAATAATGATCAGCTTCATCAAGTGTTTCAAGACTTTTACTGAAAAGTTCCATTTGTTGATACTGTATTCCTACAGACACGAGTACACTGATTTGTGTTTTTAAATCATTTGTTTTTTGAGCCAGATCCTTTGCTTTAAGAATGTATTGTAAAGATTCGTCGAAGTTTCTTTTCGCAATATTGGCCGTTGACAATAATAGATAAATGGTAATGGATTGATTAATATCCTTTTCTTCTTTTAGTAATTTTTTTCCTATCATAATTGCATTGTCAGGATTGTCATAAATCTCAAGACGTGCTTTTTTGATCAGGGAATCATCAGAAATTTTCTGTCCATATAAAAAAAATGGCGGGATCAGTAATAAAAGGATGATTATAGTGAGCTTCATGACATTTTGTTTTTAGTGATTTCCTGAATGTAAGAATTGGGAGACATTCCCGTAACCGACTTAAATACTGTGGTAAAAGCACTGTGTGACGAAAATCCCGAAAACTCTGCCAGATAACTTACTTTATAATGAAGAAAAGCAGGATCTGTTTTTAATAGATGAGCAATATGATTGATTCTTAATTCGTTAATATATCCATTGAAATTTTTCCCTTTGCTATTGTTAATCACTTCAGAAAGGTATTTTGTATTCACACCCATTTGCGCTGATAGGGTAGAAAGTGACATGCTTTTATTAAGGTAACGATCAGATTGTTCCCAATCATTCAGCTTTTGTAAAATTTCAA is part of the Chryseobacterium paludis genome and encodes:
- a CDS encoding tetratricopeptide repeat protein, which encodes MKLTIIILLLLIPPFFLYGQKISDDSLIKKARLEIYDNPDNAIMIGKKLLKEEKDINQSITIYLLLSTANIAKRNFDESLQYILKAKDLAQKTNDLKTQISVLVSVGIQYQQMELFSKSLETLDEADHYLAQLQEDTPEKYIETARSYAIRGMIYKSQSNSEIALEKLLISIQNFEKVKSKKTTYANMSIVYYNIGYCYLNLNQREEAHVAFVQSVNYAEKLNAKSLKAFALKGMAEMFKQNRENEKALDLLVQAENLCKNTGDLILNEGIYKEMSENYLAMGKPDLYQTYNRKYFEMRFKREQSELSSINHSIDNHNKETLKKTQELKDRYKYLTIGIILLGAAVIGIIIYLIIKIRKQNSKYHKEIQSLIRS